From the genome of Anabrus simplex isolate iqAnaSimp1 chromosome X, ASM4041472v1, whole genome shotgun sequence, one region includes:
- the LOC136885910 gene encoding uncharacterized protein isoform X2 codes for MEKEEPLKLESEEDEGGPAEKVPQNVSTRGRTILEENPQPGESLASTPAFVKIEPEYLLASSSPLTDEAEFKQDISVDHDIDSQLCIEQICEPKLSEQGSGDPDESSMPRFTVTNSKKGCDLDTKGCQKSA; via the exons ATGGAGAAAGAAGAACCTCTAAAACTGGAGTCAGAAGAAGATGAGGGTGGTCCTGCTGAG AAAGTGCCCCAAAATGTTAGTACAAGAGGGAGAACAATATTGGAGGAGAATCCTCAGCCAGGAGAAAGTTTAGCATCAACTCCAGCATTTGTGAAGATAGAACCAGAATATTTGTTGGCTTCTTCGTCTCCTTTAACTGATGAG GCTGAATTCAAGCAAGACATCAGTGTAGATCATGATATAGACTCCCAGCTTTG CATAGAGCAGATTTGTGAACCAAAGTTGAGTGAACAAGGCTCTGGTGATCCCGATGAATCCTCCATGCCTAGGTTCACTGTTACAAACTCAAAGAAAGGTTGTGACCTCGATACGAAGGGTTGTCAGAAGAGTGCATAA
- the LOC136885910 gene encoding uncharacterized protein isoform X1: MSRTPAVMEKEEPLKLESEEDEGGPAEKVPQNVSTRGRTILEENPQPGESLASTPAFVKIEPEYLLASSSPLTDEAEFKQDISVDHDIDSQLCIEQICEPKLSEQGSGDPDESSMPRFTVTNSKKGCDLDTKGCQKSA, translated from the exons ATGTCCCGAACCCCG GCTGTAATGGAGAAAGAAGAACCTCTAAAACTGGAGTCAGAAGAAGATGAGGGTGGTCCTGCTGAG AAAGTGCCCCAAAATGTTAGTACAAGAGGGAGAACAATATTGGAGGAGAATCCTCAGCCAGGAGAAAGTTTAGCATCAACTCCAGCATTTGTGAAGATAGAACCAGAATATTTGTTGGCTTCTTCGTCTCCTTTAACTGATGAG GCTGAATTCAAGCAAGACATCAGTGTAGATCATGATATAGACTCCCAGCTTTG CATAGAGCAGATTTGTGAACCAAAGTTGAGTGAACAAGGCTCTGGTGATCCCGATGAATCCTCCATGCCTAGGTTCACTGTTACAAACTCAAAGAAAGGTTGTGACCTCGATACGAAGGGTTGTCAGAAGAGTGCATAA